A window from Centropristis striata isolate RG_2023a ecotype Rhode Island chromosome 2, C.striata_1.0, whole genome shotgun sequence encodes these proteins:
- the LOC131988119 gene encoding uncharacterized protein LOC131988119: protein MVVENNAIRLREIQSAIIEDNNIFDNIQTVSISTIDRVLKRHQMNMKQLYTVPFERNDERVKDLRYQYVQRIMELEASEPPHSFIYMDEAGFNLTKRRRCGRNIIGHRATADVPGQRGGNITMAAAISENGVLTHIPIIGPYNTEHLVTFLDPLYRDLIPEEERGQTGDDLPKFVIVWDNVSFHRSNIIRQWFAAHNRMVMEFLSPYSPFLNPIEEFFSAWRWKVYDRQPHTQMTLLAAMDAACDDITADACRGWIRHSKRFFPRCIARENIRCDVDENLWPNRQERQEV from the exons ATGGTCGTAGAAAACAATGCCATAAGACTAAGGGAGATACAGAGTGCCATTatagaagacaacaacatcttTGATAACATCCAAACAGTCAGCATCTCAACCATTGACAGGGTGctgaaaagacaccaaatgaataTGAAGCAGCTGTACACCGTTCCATTTGAAAGAAATGACGAAAGAGTGAAGGACCTGCGCTACCAGTATGTACAG CGTATAATGGAACTGGAAGCAAGTGAACCACCGCACAGCTTCATCTACATGGATGAGGCTGGCTTCAACCTAACTAAACGCAGAAGGTGTGGTCGAAATATCATCGGCCACAGAGCTACAGCTGATGTGCCAGGCCAACGGGGCGGGAACATAACCATGGCTGCTGCTATCTCTGAGAATGGTGTGCTAACGCATATTCCCATTATTGGGCCATACAACACAGAGCATCTTGTCACCTTTTTAGACCCACTCTACAGGGATCTCATCCCTGAAGAAGAGAGGGGCCAGACTGGAGATGACCTGCCAAAGTTTGTGATTGTTTGGGACAATGTCAGTTTCCATCGCTCCAACATCATCAGGCAATGGTTTGCGGCCCACAACAGGATGGTGATGGAGTTCCTCTCACCCTACTCCCCATTCCTTAATCCCATTGAGGAATTTTTCTCAGCATGGAGATGGAAAGTATATGATCGCCAGCCACATACACAGATGACCCTTCTGGCTGCCATGGATGCAGcgtgtgatgacatcacagcagatgCCTGCAGAGGCTGGATAAGACACTCCAAAAGATTCTTTCCACGCTGCATCGCAAGAGAAAACATTCGTTGTGATGTGGATGAGAATTTGTGGCCCAACAGACAGGAACGTCAGGAGGTGTAG